One part of the Terrimicrobium sacchariphilum genome encodes these proteins:
- a CDS encoding creatininase family protein, with translation MIYGPGDSRKPVRLEHLSWTRIRDLQAGGGDMLLLPVGATEQHGPHLPINTDTVIATAACDYASAATGVPVLPALSYTVSVGHTERWPGTFSIFHETFIHTLREIAAWAVATGWKRLLLVNSHFGNDASLRVAVDRLRFDYVNRLQIATRNTFNLTPSIWEYFISDAADLHANKAETDLMLHLAPDSVDMSVAEDDPDRTTETIFNYMVANTSMNGVTGNPTEGTAERGKLLFEEIGEALAAIVEKARRETAPVEWHRTAGVF, from the coding sequence ATGATTTACGGACCGGGAGATTCACGCAAGCCGGTGCGGCTCGAGCACCTTTCCTGGACGCGCATTCGCGACCTCCAGGCAGGCGGCGGCGATATGCTTCTCCTTCCGGTCGGAGCCACGGAACAACACGGGCCGCATCTCCCGATTAATACCGATACCGTAATCGCCACCGCAGCCTGCGACTACGCCTCCGCCGCAACCGGAGTGCCAGTATTGCCTGCTCTTTCCTATACGGTGTCCGTCGGTCACACCGAGAGATGGCCGGGGACCTTTTCGATTTTCCACGAGACCTTCATTCATACTTTGCGCGAGATTGCGGCCTGGGCCGTCGCGACAGGATGGAAGCGCCTTCTTCTCGTGAATTCCCACTTTGGCAACGATGCCTCGCTCCGCGTCGCGGTGGATCGCCTCCGCTTCGATTACGTCAACCGGCTCCAGATCGCCACGCGCAACACCTTCAATCTCACGCCGTCCATCTGGGAGTATTTCATCAGCGACGCCGCCGATCTGCACGCCAACAAGGCCGAGACCGATCTCATGCTGCACCTCGCACCGGACTCTGTGGACATGTCGGTCGCCGAGGATGATCCCGACCGCACGACCGAGACGATATTTAACTACATGGTCGCCAATACGAGCATGAATGGCGTCACCGGCAACCCGACCGAAGGCACCGCCGAACGCGGAAAGCTGCTCTTTGAGGAAATCGGCGAAGCCCTCGCCGCGATTGTGGAAAAAGCCCGCCGCGAGACCGCCCCGGTCGAATGGCATCGAACCGCCGGAGTCTTTTGA